The following proteins are encoded in a genomic region of Bufo bufo chromosome 11, aBufBuf1.1, whole genome shotgun sequence:
- the LOC120982070 gene encoding cathepsin S-like translates to MKSWTSILLAALVAVSVNASIDPDLDNHWKLWKITYNKQYEHEREDLTRRLIWEKNLKFVTLHNLEHELGVHSYTVGMNHLADLTSEEVEAQLTGLVLPPRNDRKNYLTNTWNRTKTVDLPDSVDWREKGCVTEVKNQGSCGSCWAFSAVGALEGQMKLKTGNLVSLSPQNLVDCSTKYGNKGCNGGFMTQAFQYVIDNNGIDSDASYPYHATDGQCHYNPSTRAASCVKYTMVEPGTEENLQKVIASVGPVSVAIDARHPAFYLYKNGVYDDPTCTQDVNHGVLAVGYGSLNGKNYWIIKNSWGQGYGANGYILMARNRGNMCGIASYPSYPEM, encoded by the exons ATGAAGTCCTGGACGAGTATTTTGCTGGCAGCCCTCGTCGCTGTGTCTGTGAATGCCTCCATTGACCCCGACCTGGATAATCACTGGAAATTATGGAAGATTACATATAACAAGCAATATGAGCATGAG agagaAGATCTCACGAGGCGACTGATATGGGAAAAGAATTTAAAGTTCGTCACACTACATAACCTGGAACATGAGCTGGGGGTCCATTCGTACACTGTGGGCATGAACCATCTCGCTGACCTG ACCAGTGAGGAGGTAGAAGCCCAGCTAACCGGTTTAGTACTACCTCCTCGGAATGACAGGAAGAACTATCTCACTAACACGTGGAACCGTACCAAGACCGTCGACCTGCCGGACTCTGTAGATTGGAGGGAAAAAGGATGTGTCACAGAAGTTAAAAACCAG GGTTCCTGTGGCTCCTGCTGGGCATTCAGTGCCGTCGGTGCCTTGGAGGGCCAGATGAAGTTGAAGACCGGAAATCTGGTTTCCCTCAGTCCTCAGAATCTTGTAGACTGCTCCACTAAGTACGGAAATAAAGGATGTAATGGTGGTTTTATGACCCAAGCTTTTCAGTACGTGATAGACAACAATGGTATAGATTCCGACGCTTCGTACCCTTATCATGCCACG GATGGACAATGCCATTATAACCCATCGACCCGAGCAGCCTCGTGTGTGAAGTACACAATGGTGGAACCAGGAACTGAAGAAAATTTGCAGAAAGTCATAGCCAGCGTTGGTCCAGTGTCTGTGGCAATTGATGCCAGGCATCCGGCATTCTATCTATATAAAAATG GTGTCTATGATGACCCGACCTGCACTCAAGATGTCAACCATGGAGTTCTTGCTGTGGGATACGGAAGCCTAAACGGGAAAAACTACTGGATTATAAAGAACAG CTGGGGGCAGGGCTACGGAGCAAACGGCTATATCCTCATGGCAAGGAACCGGGGGAATATGTGTGGCATCGCAAGTTATCCCTCCTACCCCGAAATGTGA